One region of Jatrophihabitans cynanchi genomic DNA includes:
- a CDS encoding SDR family NAD(P)-dependent oxidoreductase, giving the protein MSRRYLQPPPEPELPSSLPRSADAPLLGGRVAVVSGAARGIGAGIARALGYHGATLVLVDTDEAALAATAAGIAAFGVSPAAIVADVTASGTPGLVCTAADDLGGADILVNNVGDFRPDGPFLDSTPDGWGRMFALNLGHVLAMTHALLPGMVERGGGNVLNVSSVEGLRGIPGNAVYGAMKAAVISFTASLAAEVGQHGVRVNALAPDFTDTPQTPMWASTDERYSDHVGKWVPAGRFGHPRDHGDAAVFLVSDQSAFVTGSTLRVDGGTLAAPGWFRRDAKRFTNLPRPLG; this is encoded by the coding sequence ATGAGCCGCCGCTACCTGCAGCCGCCGCCCGAGCCCGAACTGCCGAGCAGCCTGCCCCGCAGCGCCGACGCCCCGCTGCTCGGCGGTCGCGTCGCGGTCGTCAGCGGTGCCGCGCGAGGCATCGGCGCCGGCATCGCGCGCGCACTCGGCTATCACGGCGCCACGCTCGTCCTGGTCGACACCGACGAAGCGGCGCTCGCCGCGACCGCTGCCGGCATCGCCGCGTTCGGGGTGTCGCCGGCCGCCATCGTCGCGGACGTGACGGCTTCGGGTACGCCGGGGCTCGTGTGCACGGCCGCCGACGACCTCGGCGGCGCGGACATCCTGGTGAACAACGTCGGTGACTTCCGTCCGGACGGGCCCTTCCTGGACAGCACGCCGGACGGCTGGGGCCGGATGTTCGCCCTCAACCTCGGGCACGTGCTGGCGATGACGCACGCGCTGCTGCCGGGCATGGTCGAGCGCGGTGGGGGCAACGTCCTGAACGTGTCCTCGGTCGAAGGTCTGCGTGGGATCCCCGGCAATGCCGTCTACGGCGCGATGAAGGCCGCGGTCATCAGCTTCACCGCGAGCCTGGCCGCCGAGGTCGGCCAGCACGGGGTACGGGTGAACGCGCTGGCGCCGGACTTCACCGACACGCCGCAGACGCCGATGTGGGCCAGCACCGACGAGCGGTATTCCGACCACGTGGGCAAGTGGGTGCCCGCCGGCCGGTTCGGTCATCCACGTGATCACGGCGACGCCGCGGTGTTCCTGGTGTCCGACCAGTCGGCGTTCGTCACGGGCAGCACGCTGCGGGTCGACGGTGGCACGCTCGCCGCGCCGGGCTGGTTCCGCCGCGACGCGAAGAGGTTCACCAACCTGCCGCGTCCGCTGGGCTGA